A stretch of Acropora muricata isolate sample 2 chromosome 7, ASM3666990v1, whole genome shotgun sequence DNA encodes these proteins:
- the LOC136922062 gene encoding E3 ubiquitin-protein ligase RNF217-like, which translates to MTVPCMVCFLETNEIHIRSCCSGVICRTCLEAHVQSKIEEAIVKIICPLGNCDNLISDDEVGKLISENVFEKYQRFKVEVERNPSIKTCPGCSRIHHYSADILPKVEGEKDYRAENLQVTCSKCHLIWCFTCQAPWHYGLTCKEFSKGDKSLKIWAKNRGQPKRNACRCPKCHVFIQKSAGCDHMSCARCHTEFCYRCGKKYHHIKFIGNHYDRFSILGCKYNFKPDRPVQRMFVRGALFSGQVILTPVVAGLAAGVGCVVIGVGIVAAPFYGSYRLLNKKSYRKKGEKYSCGNRFRST; encoded by the exons ATGACTGTTCCGtgtatggtttgttttttagAGACGAATGAGATCCATATTCGTTCATGTTGTTCGGGTGTGATCTGTAGAACATGTTTGGAAGCTCACGTTCAATCTAAAATCGAAGAGGCAATTGTCAAAATCATCTGTCCACTTGGCAACTGCGACAATCTGATAAGCGACGACGAAGTGGGTAaacttatttcagaaaatgttttcgaaaAATACCAGCGGTTTAAAGTGGAAGTCGAAAGAAATCCCTCCATAAAAACCTGTCCTGGATGTTCGCGAATCCACCATTATTCAGCTGATATCCTGCCAAAAGTCGAAGGGGAAAAAGACTATCGTGCAGAGAACTTGCAAGTTACTTGCTCAAAGTGCCATCTTATTTGGTGTTTCACATGTCAAGCTCCCTGGCATTACGGTTTAACTTGCAAGGAATTTAGCAAAGGAGATAAATCGCTGAAGATTTGGGCTAAAAATCGCGGACAACCAAAGCGCAACGCCTGTCGATGCCCAAAATGTCacgttttcatccagaaatCGGCTGGTTGCGACCACATGTCTTGCGCCCG GTGCCACACTGAATTTTGCTACAGGTGTGGTAAAAAGTACCATCATATAAAATTCATAGGAAATCACTATGACCGCTTCAGCATACTTGGGTGCAAATACAATTTTAAACCAGACAGACCAGTTCAAAGGATGTTTGTTCGTGGTGCTCTTTTCAGTGGTCAAGTTATCCTGACCCCTGTAGTTGCAGGTTTGGCGGCTGGCGTGGGTTGTGTTGTCATTGGAGTTGGAATAGTTGCTGCTCCATTTTATGGATCATACCGACTTTTAAATAAGAAATCATACAGAAAGAAAGGAGAAAAGTATTCTTGTGGAAATAGATTCAGGTCAACCTAA